A part of Paroedura picta isolate Pp20150507F chromosome 7, Ppicta_v3.0, whole genome shotgun sequence genomic DNA contains:
- the CCL28 gene encoding C-C motif chemokine 28 yields the protein MNLSIVLVTFAILILHVSEAIFPVIVDCCTEVAYQIPRRRLRTVVKFKIQKDDLCRIPAVILYTKHKKLCVSPQNKHVKRWIKQKGKGRQRTGRHSRKRKKAPKGRKMQRKQ from the exons ATGAACCTGAGCATTGTCCTCGTCACATTTGCAATATTGATCCTTCACGTGTCTGAGG CCATATTTCCTGTCATCGTTGACTGTTGCACTGAAGTGGCCTATCAGATTCCCAGAAGACGGCTGAGAACAGTGGTGAAGTTTAAGATCCAGAAGGATGACCTCTGCAGGATCCCAGCTGTCAT CCTTTACACAAAGCACAAAAAGCTATGTGTAAGTCCACAGAACAAACATGTCAAGAGATGgataaaacagaaaggaaaaggtcGCCAAAGAACTGGTCGTCATTCTcgaaagagaaagaaagcccCAAAAGGAAGGAAAATGCAAAGAAAACAGTAG